A genome region from Gadus chalcogrammus isolate NIFS_2021 chromosome 7, NIFS_Gcha_1.0, whole genome shotgun sequence includes the following:
- the vkorc1l1 gene encoding vitamin K epoxide reductase complex subunit 1-like protein 1, whose protein sequence is MVWRVLTLLHVATQPDSQRASCACLHLGQRMMAAPVLRVSTPRWERIARLLVCLLGIVLSLYAFHVEREKARDASYQAICDVSTSISCSKVFTSRWGRGFGLLGSIFGNDSALNQPNSVYGICFYAFQLLLGMTVSAMAALILMTTSILSVMGSMYLGYILYFVLEDFCVICVTTYVLNFILFLLNYKRLVYLNEAWKQQLPVKQD, encoded by the exons ATGGTGTGGCGCGTTCTGACGCTTCTCCACGTCGCAACTCAACCCGACAGCCAGAGAGCTTCGTGTGCGTGTCTCCATCTAGGCCAGAGAATGATGGCGGCGCCCGTCCTGAGAGTGTCCACCCCTCGATGGGAGAGAATAGCCCGGCTCCTCGTATGTCTACTAGGCATCGTATTGTCTTTATACGCCTTCCACGTGGAAAGGGAAAAGGCTAGGGATGCGAGCTATCAGGCGATCTGCGACGTCAGTACTTCCATCAGCTGTTCCAAAGTGTTCACCTCAAG ATGGGGACGAGGCTTCGGGCTCCTGGGCTCCATCTTCGGGAACGACAGCGCGCTGAACCAGCCCAACAGCGTCTACGGGATCTGCTTTTACGCTTTTCAGCTTTTACTTG GAATGACGGTCAGCGCAATGGCGGCCCTCATCCTCATGACCACGTCCATCCTGTCGGTCATGGGCTCCATGTACCTGGGATACATCCTCTACTTTGTCCTGGAGGACTTTTGCGTCATCTGCGTGACCACGTACGTGCTGAACttcattctctttctcctcaACTACAAGCGCCTGGTGTACTTGAACGAGGCTTGGAAACAACAGCTCCCGGTCAAGCAGGACTAA